A stretch of the Deinococcus aestuarii genome encodes the following:
- a CDS encoding glycosyltransferase — MTRPLRLMAVLPGLAPGGAEVQLAQLLHELPREEFECELVTLFSARLDPDLERRLGVSELPLRDLAVAPLASKEQGVLHAAGNLRRARPLLEARIREFRPDIVYTRLWYAGLTVASLPRRGRFVHVANEENALANLDDRGRVKRLLRRYVIAQADAWVVPTQGLFAEFVRGGARANRGTVVYNGTAIPPLPTPRALSAPARFAAMGRLVPGKGFDRLLRTARLARQGGADFRVDVAGEGPERGALEALARELGVEDVVRFVGYVHDPHAFLAGHDGFLLTSRAEGFANVLVEAMACRLPVVAMDINYGPNEIVVPGETGFLVPDGDLAGFAARLNELVADPALRTRMGDAGRARAETVFSTAHMTAHFRDVFFRAAGWARQGGENAHVWHSW, encoded by the coding sequence CGAGGTACAGCTCGCCCAACTGCTGCACGAGTTGCCGCGCGAGGAGTTCGAGTGCGAGCTCGTCACGCTCTTCAGTGCAAGGCTTGACCCCGACCTGGAGCGCCGTCTGGGGGTGAGTGAACTGCCCCTGCGTGACCTGGCGGTCGCTCCCCTGGCCTCCAAGGAACAGGGCGTGCTGCACGCGGCAGGCAATCTTCGGCGGGCCCGCCCGCTGCTGGAGGCGCGCATCCGCGAATTCCGCCCCGATATCGTCTACACCCGGCTGTGGTACGCGGGCCTGACGGTGGCGAGTTTGCCCCGCCGGGGACGCTTCGTGCATGTCGCCAACGAGGAAAACGCCCTCGCCAATCTGGATGACCGCGGCCGGGTCAAGCGGCTCCTGCGCCGCTACGTGATTGCGCAGGCCGACGCCTGGGTGGTGCCGACCCAGGGCCTCTTCGCCGAGTTCGTGCGAGGGGGGGCGCGGGCGAACCGTGGCACGGTGGTGTACAACGGCACCGCCATCCCCCCGCTTCCTACCCCCCGCGCCCTCTCGGCTCCGGCCCGCTTTGCGGCGATGGGTCGCCTGGTGCCCGGCAAGGGTTTCGACCGCCTCTTGCGGACCGCCCGGCTCGCGCGGCAGGGCGGCGCCGACTTCCGGGTAGACGTGGCGGGGGAGGGTCCCGAGCGGGGCGCACTCGAAGCCCTCGCCCGCGAACTCGGTGTAGAGGACGTGGTGCGCTTCGTGGGGTACGTCCACGACCCACACGCGTTCCTGGCGGGGCACGACGGCTTTTTGCTCACCTCCCGCGCCGAGGGTTTTGCGAACGTGCTCGTGGAGGCGATGGCGTGCCGCCTGCCCGTCGTGGCGATGGACATCAATTACGGTCCGAACGAGATCGTCGTGCCCGGCGAGACGGGCTTTCTCGTGCCCGACGGGGACCTCGCGGGCTTCGCGGCGCGGCTGAACGAGCTCGTCGCCGACCCGGCGCTTCGCACGCGGATGGGCGACGCTGGGAGGGCCCGCGCCGAGACGGTGTTTTCCACGGCGCACATGACCGCGCACTTCCGCGACGTATTCTTCCGCGCGGCGGGATGGGCGCGACAGGGAGGGGAAAACGCACATGTCTGGCATTCCTGGTAA
- a CDS encoding glycosyltransferase codes for MTPPRVLWVATAARGGIAGYVAALRSTPLFTRWQVETVATHDEGPARRWLALFASGTARLVWRCVTARPQIVHLHSAAYGSFARKGLLLWIAGAVFRVPTILHLHAGEFADFYSRCPRPVRPLVRATLARANRVVTLSPHLARAVTAIAPGARVTSVPNGVAIGAAPRRTERPPRVLFLGLLIERKNPLGLLRAWAQIERPPGARLLLAGDGPLRPAAEALVTELGLTDSVELLGWVDPEQGPRLLEEVDVLVLPSFFEGQPLALMEGMARGVTPVSTSVGGIPDLIEDGVSGRLVPPGDEAALAGALGAVLADPALCRRMGDAAYERARQEFNIEHTWRRLDALYRELAPQTGRLDPVEVI; via the coding sequence GTGACGCCTCCCCGGGTCCTGTGGGTCGCCACTGCGGCGCGGGGCGGTATCGCCGGGTACGTCGCCGCGCTGCGGTCCACCCCGCTTTTTACCCGCTGGCAAGTCGAGACGGTCGCCACCCACGACGAAGGCCCGGCCCGGCGCTGGCTCGCCCTCTTCGCCTCGGGCACGGCCCGCCTCGTATGGCGCTGTGTCACGGCCCGCCCGCAGATCGTGCACCTGCACTCGGCGGCGTACGGCAGCTTCGCCCGCAAGGGGCTGCTGCTGTGGATAGCCGGGGCGGTCTTTCGCGTCCCCACGATCTTGCACCTGCACGCGGGGGAGTTCGCGGACTTCTACTCGCGCTGTCCGCGTCCCGTGCGGCCTCTCGTGCGCGCCACCCTGGCCCGCGCCAACCGGGTGGTTACCCTCTCGCCCCACCTGGCCCGCGCTGTGACGGCCATCGCGCCGGGGGCGCGGGTGACCTCCGTGCCCAACGGTGTGGCCATTGGCGCCGCGCCGCGCCGCACCGAACGCCCCCCCCGAGTGCTGTTCCTGGGACTCCTCATTGAGCGTAAGAATCCTCTTGGGCTGCTGCGTGCCTGGGCGCAGATCGAGCGTCCGCCGGGGGCGCGGCTCCTCCTGGCGGGGGACGGTCCACTGCGGCCCGCCGCGGAAGCCCTCGTCACCGAGCTGGGGCTCACGGACAGTGTGGAGCTTCTCGGCTGGGTGGACCCGGAGCAGGGACCGCGGCTGCTGGAGGAGGTAGACGTGCTCGTCTTGCCCTCCTTTTTCGAGGGCCAGCCCCTTGCCCTGATGGAGGGGATGGCGCGCGGCGTGACGCCCGTCAGCACCAGTGTGGGCGGCATCCCCGATTTGATCGAGGACGGGGTGAGCGGCCGTCTGGTGCCGCCCGGCGATGAGGCGGCCCTTGCCGGGGCACTCGGCGCGGTGCTCGCCGACCCCGCGCTGTGCCGGCGGATGGGAGACGCGGCTTACGAGCGGGCCCGGCAGGAATTTAACATTGAGCACACCTGGCGTCGCCTTGACGCCCTGTACCGCGAACTCGCCCCCCAAACCGGGAGACTCGATCCCGTGGAGGTCATATGA